From Tistrella bauzanensis, the proteins below share one genomic window:
- a CDS encoding integrase domain-containing protein, whose amino-acid sequence MANAKGGWKGSLASILKQHNGSKVDGSVASYATQYKRSSVLFSSFKELRTLGYKIDSVTQFKGKHFDALVRSWSARGLSSSTIQNRISVFRVFCKWVGKDGMIQRYEKQIRESGISRRSMVADNDRSWSAAGVDVQKKIGEVSAQDKRVGIQLELQRAFGLRARESMQLRPHQADKGHYLAVSHGTKGGRDRVVEIGNKYQRDVLDRAKALASKNGSTIDPKKNLSQWKNHYYRVIRSHGITRDSGFTSHGLRHERLNEVYKEVTGNLSPVQGGGKVDREIDNFARQEVAEVAGHSRSSISSAYLGSGRR is encoded by the coding sequence ATGGCGAATGCAAAAGGTGGATGGAAAGGAAGTTTGGCTTCGATTTTGAAGCAGCACAACGGATCCAAGGTCGATGGTTCCGTTGCTTCCTATGCAACGCAATATAAACGTTCAAGCGTCCTTTTTTCTTCATTTAAGGAACTCAGGACACTCGGATACAAGATTGATTCGGTGACCCAATTCAAGGGCAAGCACTTTGACGCACTTGTGCGTTCATGGTCTGCTCGCGGGCTCAGCTCATCCACGATACAAAATCGTATTTCTGTATTTCGTGTTTTCTGTAAATGGGTCGGGAAGGACGGAATGATCCAAAGATATGAAAAGCAGATCCGAGAGAGTGGCATTAGCCGTCGATCAATGGTTGCCGATAATGATCGTTCATGGTCGGCGGCAGGGGTGGATGTTCAGAAGAAAATAGGTGAAGTTTCTGCGCAGGATAAACGCGTCGGCATCCAATTGGAGCTTCAAAGAGCATTTGGGCTGCGGGCACGTGAATCAATGCAGTTACGCCCACATCAAGCGGATAAAGGTCATTATTTGGCGGTTTCGCACGGCACGAAAGGTGGTCGAGATCGCGTCGTTGAAATCGGCAACAAATACCAGCGTGATGTTCTCGATCGGGCCAAGGCACTCGCATCTAAAAACGGATCAACCATTGATCCGAAAAAGAACTTGTCTCAATGGAAAAATCATTATTATCGGGTCATTCGGTCGCATGGCATTACACGTGATTCTGGGTTCACGAGCCACGGGCTCCGCCATGAACGACTTAATGAAGTTTACAAGGAAGTTACGGGTAATTTGTCTCCGGTACAGGGAGGCGGGAAAGTAGATCGTGAGATCGATAACTTCGCTCGTCAAGAAGTTGCCGAAGTAG